AGTTCGAGTGACATGATTTAATCCCTCATGCACGGTTCGCCCGACGCAGCGTGAATCCGCCCCGGCGCGCACCCGGCCTCACGATCAGCGGCGGATGAAACATGCGTGCGCCGAGCTGGCTGGCAATCCACGAGAGGACGTTGCTCAGCACCAGATACGCCACGAGCACGACCGCGAACGTCTGGACATACAAGAGCGTGCGGGAATTAATGACGGTCGCGGTGCCGGTAAGTTCGGGCAACGCAATTGCAGACAACAGCGAGGTGCCGAGCAACAACTGAATCAGATAATTGACGATGGCCGGATACACCGCACGCGCCGCTTGGGGCAACACGATCTCTTTGAAAATCTGCCCGCGTTGCAGCCCGAGAATGCCCGCTGCTTCGATCTGTCCGCGCGGCACTGATTGCATGCCCGCGCGAAACACTTCCGACAGATACGCGCCCACGTTCACGCCCAGCGCGATGACACCGGCCCAATAGGCATCGAGCGCAATGCCCATCGACGGCAAGCCGAAGAACACGATGAAAATCTGCAGGAGCACAGGCGTATTGCGGATGGCTTCGACGTAAGCGCGCGCGATGAACCGTACGATGGCCGACGGCGACATGCTGGCAAGCGCCGCGATCAGGCCGAGCGCGAGCGCCAGCACGAACGACAGCAGCGTGATCTGCAAGGTCAGCCAGCCGGCCTTCAGAAACTCGGGGACGTAGCCCCATAGAGTCAGCCATTGATAGCTCATCTGCGCCTCCGCTTCAGAACTGCGGGTTGAGCGGGTATCTCGGATCGGCGCCGAACCACTTCTTGTACAACTGCGCGTTCAGCTTCGATGCATTGATGTTGAACAGGAAAAGATTCAGATAGTTGAGCCACGCTTGATCGCCCGCTTTCACGCCGAACGCGTTGTACTCGAGCGGCACGAGCGCTTCGTTCGTCACGGCCAGTTCCGGATCGAGCTTCGCCTGATAGGCAAGGAAGTTGTTGTCTTCGATCATGGCATCGGCCTGGCCCTGCTTGACGGCGAGAATGGCCGCCTGCGAGCTGTCATATTCCTGAATCTTGATGGGGATGCCCATCGAGCGGACTTCGTCGCCATTGGTCGAGCCTTTCACCGTGGCGATCGTGCGCCCGCTCATGTCCTTCGCCGACTGAATGCCGCTGCTCTTCTTCACGAGCATCGCTTCGCTGGCGACCACGTACGGAGCCGTGAATTCGACGACTTTCGCGCGTTCGAGGTTGCGCGTGAAGTTGCAGAACACGACATCGACCTTGGCGGTTTGCAGGTTCGGGATGCGGTTCGCGCTCGTCGTGTTCACCACTTCGAGCTTCACGTTCATTTGCTTGGCGAGTTCCTTGGCGAGGTCGACGTCGTAGCCGTCCGGATTTCCGTCCTTGTCGTAGAAGCCGAACGGCGCGAACGTGAGGCAGTCGCCGACGCGCAGCGTGCCGCGCTGAAGCACGGCCTGAAGTGTCGATGCAGGCGCCGCTGCCGCTGGATTTTGCTCGGGCGTCGCCACTTTCGTGCAGGCGGAGAGCGCGAGCAGTCCACTCACGGCGGTTGCGGCAAACAGCAAGGTGGCCTTGGCGCCCTTCGTGGCGAGCTTCATGTTCGGATCCTGTTCGGGGTTGCATTGGGAAACCGCTTTCAGCATGGCTTTGCGTTCGCGACCACTTCCTTCGAAGGGCTGAAGCGGTCCGGTATATCGGACGCTTATCTGGCGAGCTGGATTGATTCGTGAAGTGTTGGACGCTAAAAAGGGCCGCGCAAGCAGCCAGAACCCTTATTGCTTCTGGAATTTTGTTGGGCTAACGAACGGGGGCGTTCGCGTGTTCGTCCACGAAGCGGTGAAAGACTACTTCTATCAGGATTGCGCGATTCAAGCCCGGGTCGCGGAGGGGCGAGTTATCAGTTCGGGCGGCAGCCTATGACGGATTGCTTCGGGCTCGCAATGCTTTTCGCCATACGCCTGCCCATTGATGTCCCATCGCGTGAGTGTGGGATTGCTGGCGCCGTTCGCATATCCCAGACACGTTGTTCGGCTCGAGCCATCGCCGTCACTGGTGCCGCTGTAGACAGGAACTCGGCGCTATCAGCGCGTACTGGTTCAATGGTGGTGCCAGACAGAGACGCAACGTGAAACGCTCATTCACAGCGCCTTTCTCGACGCATTCGACGCACACTAAGCATCAGATCACCCGCTCGCTGATCGAGGCGCTTCAACCCGATAGCGCGGTTATCGTCGCTCGCGTCGGCTCAGGCTTACGCTTTGTTCCCGCATCGACGACACTCCTTGTCACGCGACGTGCGCACCGCGCCATATCCGGCACTGCTGCCGCACGACTTCGTGCAGCGAATGATGCGCGCTGTAGACGCGGCGCAGCCACGTTGCATCGCTCGAACCGTCGGTGACGATGCGCCTGACCTCATCGAGGCCTTCCTCCGCGCCGAGCGCACGCGCATGAGACGCGATGACGTCGAGCGTGGCAAGAATCGCGTCCCGTACCGGCCCGCGATGCCCCGTTTCCGGATTCACACACGCTCCATCCAGCCCGAAGCGACAGGCCATGAACCGGTTGGTTCGATATACCTCGTAGTCGCGCTCGCTCAACCGGGCGGGCCGCTCGATCAGCAAATACCGCGATAGCGCCTGAATATAGGCGGCGATCGCGGCGGCCCATTCGACGCGCAGCGGCGTATCCATCACGCGCACCTCGATCGTCCCGTAACCCGGACTCGGACGAATGTCCCAGTAGAAATCCTTCAGGGTTTTGACGAGACCCGTGCGCGTCATGCGCTCAAAATACTCTCCGAACTCGGCCCACCGCGTGACGAACGGCGCTTGCCCGGATAACGGAAACGGCGCCACAGAGTTGAGTCGGGCGCACTGAAACTGCGTGTCGCTGCCCTGCACGAACGGAGAAGAAGCCGCCAGCGCGATGAAGTGCGGGACATAGCGCGAAAGCGAATGCAACAGCACGAGCGCCGAGTCCGGATCAGGGCAGCCCACGTGCACGTGCTGGCCGAAGATCGTGAACTGCTGATACAACGCGCCGTAAAGCCCCATCAAATATTCCGATCGTTCTCTTCCGTCAGAACGCTGGTCGTACCAGTTCTGGAAGAAGTTGGTGCCTCCGCCGCAGACGCCCACGTTCAGGAAATCCGCCGCGCGGACAAGCGTGTCCCGAAGTCCCTGCAACTCCCTTCGCACCTGATCGAAGCTAGTGCACACGCCGGTCGACAGCTCGATCATGCCTTCCGTCGTCTCCGGATTGATCGCGCCCACGAAGCGCTCGGCGCGCACTCGGTTGAGCAACTCTGTCGTCGCTTTCGTGAGGTTGTAATCGTGCGTGTTCACGAGCTGGACTTCGAGTTCGACGCCGATCGTGAACGGCTCCGAGGACGCGAATGGCTGCAGCATGAGATGCCCTCTTGCACGAGCGGTGAGGGAGACGGTCCATTGATTCTAGGCGTCGCCTTTCGTTTTCGTAAGACCGACGTTGCGAACGCACGTCTATTCATCTGATCGAAGAATTCGCGCCCGGACACCGCCGCGCCCGCCACACGCGCAGGGCTGTACGATGATCCGGCCCTCCACATCCGCGAACGCACCGTGATGCTTCAGCGCCTCGCTCCGCTCAACGCCTTGCGCCTCTGTGAGAGTTCGTCCTCGGCCCGCTCGTTTCGACGCTTCCGGTAGGCGCGTATTTCCATTCTTCGCAAACCTACGCCTATTTCTCATGGCTCACGATGCGGTCGTCGTTTGATCTGCCGGGTGTTTTCGAAGCATTGCCATTCCCGCGCGCAGTCAACGGTTCGTTGTGGAGCGTGCCGCTCGAAGTCCACTGGTATCTCATCCTTCTGGCGATGGCAGTCGTGGGACTGATGCGTTATCGGTGGCTGGTTGCAGCGGCAGCGCTCGGTTCATCCATCTACCATTTCGGCGTCTATCACGTAGAGACAAACAAGCCGCAAAAGATCAACGAATCCGGACTCATTTTGCGCACCGGCGTTTGCCTCTATCTTTTGCGCACTCTTTGAATGGACCGGCGATTCGCCGTTGGCGTCGTCGTCTCGATTGCTGCGGCGGCTCTTGCGCTGGCGGGTCATCAATTGCTCGCCGCGTGGGTTGCCTGGCCGTTTCTCGTCATTGCGTTCAGAACGGCATCGACGCTTGTCGTGCGCAGTGTTGGGCGCTTCGGCGACTCCCTACGGCGCGTATGTCTTCGCTTTCCCACGTGCAGCAAACGCTCGTTTTGGCGACCTCGGCGAAGTGATTCGTGTGGCACTGCCTGCCGGTTGCCGCAGCCGTTAAGTCGACGCTCGCTTATCTTTCATGGCACTGGGTCGAGAAGCCCGCGCTGCGCCTCAAGGCTCGCTAGCTGGTCGAGAAGCCGCGAATCGCGTTGATGACGGCTTTAGCGCCGCTAACATGGCTGCTTGGCACGTCGCGAACGCGCCGGCCGGCGACGCAGCCGTTACGACGAGACCGTTAGCGCACGCTATGCGATGTTCGGCATGAGAGAAGCATTGAACTGTCCGGTGCTGGCGACGTTATCGCGGGAAAGAGCGGCTCGCTTTGTCGCAATAAACTGGCAATTCGAATGAAGCTAAGAAGACTCAAAGGAAAGCAGGCAGCAGGACGGCATGCCCTTCTTATGCCTTTGCTTGACGCCTCGATCAATGCAAGCACCCGCCCAGGTCAAAGACCGCTGGGCGGGCGCTCGATTGCATGGCATCGCTTCGCAATTGCGCCGCACGATGAAACCCGGCCGCACGCGAGGAGCGAAGCCCGCGTGCATTGGCCAGGAGTGGCTCATCGTTCAGTAAGCGCCGCCTGTTTGCGGCGCTGACGGCGAAATAATGAACGGCGCTTCGGTGGTCAACTCGACGCGCAATTCGCCGACCGTCATCACGTCGCCTTTGGGCGCAGCGCCGCCGTCCACGCGAACTAGCGAAATCGCATATTCGCGCCCGTTTCCGGCGCCGGTTTTCAGCATCGCGGCCGTAGCGGGAAAGTCGATCATCATCATCCCGTGATGCGCGGCTGCGGCGACTTCGAACGGCCCGAGCGTACCGATGAAATGCTTTGCACGCACCTCGTCGATATCGACGCCGTCCGGCAAGTTGAGATAGATGTTATAGAAGTAACCGCCCGCCGCGCCCGCGCTCGTGAGCGAAATATCGTCGAGCACGATCTTGATGGACTTGTACTGACTGCTCTTGCCATTGCCTTTTGAAGCCGCGTTCGGCAGGTTTCTTGCCGCTGCGTCGTAGATGTCGGCGGTCGCGGAGAGCATGTCTTGCAGCGGCTTCACCGAACTCGCTTCGGCCACCACGCGCGCGCTCACCGAGTGCTCTCGCAGCACGACGGCCTTTACGCCGCCAATGGACCGTCGGCCGTTTGCAATCGACCGCGCCGGCGACGCAGCGAAAGAGGCAACGGGCGGACGCGTCTTGATCGGCGGGATCTGCGCCTGTACGCGAATGATGCGGCCTCGCTGCGCCTGAGGCGGCAACGCGACGGGCCGCGCCGTGTTCGCATAGTCGTAACCGAGCCGCGAACGGTTCGAATACGTCTGTTCCTTGTTGATGGTGAGGCCCGGGGCATACGTAAAGGTGCCGGCCCAGTACGACGAAGTCGGCGCGGGCATTGTCCGCCCGTCCGGAAGCGCCCAGGCATGCCAGAGCCGGTCGACGTTCGCGTGATGCAGATAGAAGATCGGATCGCGCGGCGACTGCATGGTCGCCATTGAATTCCCGATGATGTCGTGCACCGGATTATGCGGCGCATTTTCGAACGCTTCTTCGAACGAGTTGGCCGTTCCCCGCTGGAAATTCACGACAGACGACGAGAACGGCGAAAGATCGAGTGCGCCGTAGACGTTCGTATTGACGCGCGGACAGTAGAGCGGATTGCCGGTGGCCTTGTCCGTGAACTCGCTCGGAATATGGGGGTTCGTGTACCAGTCCCAGTAGGGAAGCGTCAGCGAGGGATCACCCGAGACGCGCCGCATCTGCTGTTCGAGGTAGTAGAGATAACCGCGATGCCACGCGAGAAAATAAGGCGTCCGGTGCGGGCAGTAGTTCGCGTGGACATTGGTCCAGTACTGCCATGAATTCGGGTCGGCAGCATTCGTGTTCGCCATCATTGAGCGAACGGCGTTGAGGAACGACGCATACTGCGGGGTCAGCTTGTACTGCTGCCACTCGATCCGAACCGAAGATGCCGTCGCGGCCTTGGCCATATACGGAAACGCAGCCCAGGAAAGGGTCGATGCAGCGCCCCCGAGGAAGGCGCGTCGAGAAATAGTTTGGCGGCTCATGTGTCGTGTGCTATGTACAACTAAGAAAGAAAGCGATAACCGAGCGCAAGTCAGAGCTTGACCGCTTCAGGTCTCGCGAGTAATCAGGGCGGATGCACTCATCGGCGATCGCAGCTGTTTGACGTTTGCGCTCGCGTCCAGCATCGCACGAGAAACGGACCCGTCTTTCAAGATGGATCGTGTCCGTTGGGTGATGGAAAGAATATAAGCCGCGTTTCGTATGCTCATTTGTGCGTTGCCGCACGTAAGTGCAAACTTGCCACGGTTGCATTTTTGGTTGGCGCGTGCGTGGTTCGTGCCCGTGCCACCATGAATCAGTGCACGTAAGAGGTGAAGGCCTGAATGTCGCGTTGGACTGATGAGCAAGCTCGTGCAAGACTCAGTTCAACTTACGTAATGATCTGGAAAGGAGGCCTTGCATTCGTTATGATGCTGCGCTCATGGTTCAAAAGCTGCTTTGAAAGGGCATATCACACTGGAGAGTGATGATGGCAATCGGCAAGACTCTTGTTAAGCGGGCATTGGACTACCTGCCGGACAGCGCGTACCTGCTGATCGCGCACCGGCGGAAGGTGGGCAGGTTTCCGAATCTGAGGCGTCCGACCACGTTCAACGAGAAAATTCTGCAGCGTTGTCTCCACCCGGACGCCCGTTTTGTAGAACTTACTGACAAGATTGCCGTGCGCGACTACGTGCGCCGCACAATCGGTGAGGAGTTCCTGATACCGCTCATCGCAAGTCCGCCTACGTTCACACGCGAAGTGTTCGACGCCTTGCCCTCCGCGTTCGTGATGAAGGCGAATCACGGCAGCGGTTTCGTCGAGGTAGTCCGCGACAAGTCGAGGTCATCGTTCGAGGAGCTTCAGCGGCTCGCGCAGCGCTGGCTTGCAACCGATTTCTACCGCGTTGCGCGCGAACGCCATTACCGCACCATCAAACCGCGCATTTTCTTCGAGGAGTTGCTCGTCGAGCCGAGTGGAATCATCCCTGCGGATATCAAGCTCCACTGCTTTTTCGGTCGAGGACGAGCGAAGCCTACCGTGTACATTGCGGTGATCTCCGACCGCTTCGGAGAGCATCCGCGCGGCGACATGTACGACGCGAACTGGAACCGCCTCGACGTCGACATCGGTCACTACGCGCGCAGCCCGCAACCGGCACCACGCCCAGAAAGTCTCGAGAGAATGCTTTCGGTGGCCACGTCGCTTGCCAGGGACTTCGAATACGTGCGCGTCGATCTGTATACGATCGGCGAGCGGATTTATTTCGGCGAATTGACTTTCACGCCGGGGGCAGGCGTCTTCCCGATGACTCCTGACAGCATGGATTACGAGTGGGGGCGTCTGATGAATCAGCCTCTTCTGCACGGCGACAGGCGCTAAGAATTCGACGGGGGCGCCGTGCATCATCCTTCGCGTGCGTAGCCGGATTGTTCTCTCAGAACTCCGAGGATAGGTCCCCTAGATTGAAGATTCCTTACCTGCCGACCTAGTGGTCGACACGCCGTTCGCGCTGGTGATGATCGAGCCGGCGCCTTAAGATCATCTTCGCGACGCCCTTCACTTGATGTAACGATCGATCGACTCGAACGGCGAAGTCGAACGCCTCCAATTCGACGACCTCTCGATCTGAGCGCGGAGCGAGACTGCGCACCGCAGCCTGATAATCCCCGGCCATTGCTCGCAAGATATCGGACGCGCGCCTGAACGATGCGCGGTCGACCCTCGCGCATACATGACGAGCGCGCCAGAATATCTTTCCGAAAACAGTTAGCCAGAATTTGTCCGATGCACTACCGTCACAGCGCGCAAGTGCTTCGAGGCCGATGTCGCGCAGATCGACCATATCGCTTACAGCGGAACGCTGGGTAATGCTGCCAAAGCGGCGACGGTACCCGTAAAGAGACTTCCCTACGCGATAGACGTTTTGCGCCGCAAGGTGGATCGCGGGCACGATCGCCATGTCTTCGTAATGCCGGCCTACGGGAAACTGCCTGTCCCTAAAGAGATCGATTCGAAACACACGCGCCCAGACGAACGTATGGAATCGATTGGCGAAGCGTAGATGTGCGTCGGGGTCTAACGTACATTCGCCACCCTCTGAGGCGCTCACCAGTTCAATCTCTTCGAGCTTGCGGCTGTCGTCATCGATAATCTCGACGTTGTACTCCACCATATCCCAGCGAGCGTCTGCGAGTAGCGGCACGACTTCGCGCGCGAAGCTCTCGCGATAGATGTCATCGCCATCGAGAAAGCCGACATACGGCGTTCGGACCGCATCGATACCGGCATTCCGCGCTGCGCTAACGCCTTGATTGCTCTGGCGGATGATCTGGACGTGGCGTCCGCCATCACGTTCGACGATCGCCTGTACAGCGGCGAACGTGGAATCGGTAGAGCCGTCGTCTACGACTATGATTCTTAGCGCATCGATATAGGGTTGGGTGAGCACGGATTCGAGCGCTTCCTCGATATAGCCATCGACGTTGTACGCGGTAACAACGATGGAAAGCAATGGTTTCGTGTAATCAACCGGCGGTTGCTCGAAGGCCATTTGTCACTCCAAGGTATGTCGAGGCGACCGACGCAGCGTCAGTGACCTGAACGATTGACCCCGTACTTTGACTTGGTATTTAGATAGTGATGTGGCAAGCAGTCCACTGCGAGAGCAATCCCTGTGCGCCAAGTCAGCTTGTCCTCATGCTTCGAAGTGCGTTCTCTCGGAACGCGAGTTCGCGAGCAGGGCGGTCCACGATGTCCGCTGAGCAGCGCGCGCCGAGCCGATAGACGAGAACCTACGCCACGCTCCATTCGCGAACGCTGGCTTGTGTTCCTTGCTGACGCGGTCGCGGGATCGGATCGAATATCACGCCAGCGACTGATACGCCGATCCTGTCGAGCCACTTCACTGCCTCGTCGAGTTCATCCTGGCTACCAAGGTCGCGTTCTGCCACCAGTACCGTGGACCCGCCAAGCGGCGCGACTTGAGAGGCATCGTCGACCGAGCGCATCGCCGGTGTATCGATGATGATCAGGTCATAGTTCGATGCCACTTTCCGCAGCATTCGGGTCAGCCGCCCATTTCCAAGCAGATCGGTCGGACTGGCTATCGTTCCTCCTGCGCAGATGACGTCGACGCCACATGTATCGACCGTGCGGATAACGCGCTCCACGTCGATTCGCCCGTCCAGCACTTGCGCAAGTCCGCAACGGCCAGAGATCCCGAACAGATGCGCAATTCGGCCGCGGTGCAAGTCGCCATCGATGAGCAGAACGCGTCTGCCAGCCGCGGCATTAACGGCGGCCAGATTGACGGCGACATACGTCTTTCCCGAGCGCGGCGACGGACCTGCCACCACGAGCACTTTGCGCTTCCAGGGCGCGCATGCGAGGCTGAGGCGTTTCGTCCGTCGAGAATCGGGGACGTCGCAAGGCGTCAGCGTGAAGTGGCTTTGCACGAGCCATGAGCGCTTTGCGCGATAAGCCGCGAATTTCGGCCAGTAAAGGACGAAGTAGGCGATCGCCACGAACGAGGTGACCGTAGTGATGCTGACCGTCGATGTGATCAACAGCAGCAGCAGCATGACGAACCCGTCGCTCGCCGTGAATGCGATGACGCCAAACAGCAGCAGCGCACTGAAGAGTCCCATCTCCGCGATGGTTGCAGGCAGTCCGGCGAATGGAACGCCGGAGGAAATCTCATATTCGACTAGACGGAAGTTCGGCATGTACATGTAGCGCGAGCGAACATCATCCGAAGTGACGCCACCCAGCAGGTCCTCCAGGTTCGCGTCGAGCATGAAAGGATACCCGCCGAGACGGTGCGAGAAAGTCGTTGAGCCATAGAACGTGTGACTTCCCAAATAGACACCGACCAGGCCCACTACGCCGAAGAAAGCGATGAAGACGAATAGGGGATGGATCGGGCGCAGCCTGTTACGAAGCGGGAAGAGGGCGAGGAAGATGAAAAGAATAAATGACGACTTCGAGAAGCAGAGGAACAGCCCAATGCAATACATCGCAATGATCTTTTTATTGATCTTCTGAGTAAGCAGGTGAGTGATCAGCGATGCGACAAGCAAGGACGAGAAGAAGCCCGCCTCTCTGGAGAATCCGGAGGCGCGTGCAAAGTAGAAAAGTTCATAGAAATTGGAGTACGTCCGCGTTGCATATTCCCCCCAGATCATCTTCGACAAGGCTGTCGGCCCGAGCTGTTCTGCCAGCCCTCTGTCGACGTAGTAAGCCGCGAATTGCACGATCGCGAACGCCACGTTGATCATCATCCAGTGGTGCAGATAGCAGATGCGGCGGCCAACCGTGTACATCAGGTATCCAATGCAGATTGCGATGGATACGACTCGCGCTGCGACACTTGGCGAACCAATGAGGCTGACCGCCACGGCGACGAGCAGAGGGCCGCTCCAACTGCGCGCGGTAGCAGACAGGAAGCGCAGATATTTCGGGTCGAAGAAGGGAATGAACAGATAGAAGTAGATTGTGAATCCGTTGACGCGCGGATTCAGTATCACGCAGGTGAAGAACATGTAGAAGATCACAGAAACCAGTTTCGGATACATGAATTCCTCTGTGTCAGCACCTGCGACGCCTCCTTTCCTGGATGCGTCGGCGACTCCCCTCAACAACGCAAGCACAAATTTGCAGAGCAGGGGCGG
The sequence above is a segment of the Caballeronia sp. Lep1P3 genome. Coding sequences within it:
- a CDS encoding amino acid ABC transporter permease, whose product is MSYQWLTLWGYVPEFLKAGWLTLQITLLSFVLALALGLIAALASMSPSAIVRFIARAYVEAIRNTPVLLQIFIVFFGLPSMGIALDAYWAGVIALGVNVGAYLSEVFRAGMQSVPRGQIEAAGILGLQRGQIFKEIVLPQAARAVYPAIVNYLIQLLLGTSLLSAIALPELTGTATVINSRTLLYVQTFAVVLVAYLVLSNVLSWIASQLGARMFHPPLIVRPGARRGGFTLRRANRA
- a CDS encoding transporter substrate-binding domain-containing protein gives rise to the protein MKLATKGAKATLLFAATAVSGLLALSACTKVATPEQNPAAAAPASTLQAVLQRGTLRVGDCLTFAPFGFYDKDGNPDGYDVDLAKELAKQMNVKLEVVNTTSANRIPNLQTAKVDVVFCNFTRNLERAKVVEFTAPYVVASEAMLVKKSSGIQSAKDMSGRTIATVKGSTNGDEVRSMGIPIKIQEYDSSQAAILAVKQGQADAMIEDNNFLAYQAKLDPELAVTNEALVPLEYNAFGVKAGDQAWLNYLNLFLFNINASKLNAQLYKKWFGADPRYPLNPQF
- a CDS encoding YbdK family carboxylate-amine ligase, which produces MLQPFASSEPFTIGVELEVQLVNTHDYNLTKATTELLNRVRAERFVGAINPETTEGMIELSTGVCTSFDQVRRELQGLRDTLVRAADFLNVGVCGGGTNFFQNWYDQRSDGRERSEYLMGLYGALYQQFTIFGQHVHVGCPDPDSALVLLHSLSRYVPHFIALAASSPFVQGSDTQFQCARLNSVAPFPLSGQAPFVTRWAEFGEYFERMTRTGLVKTLKDFYWDIRPSPGYGTIEVRVMDTPLRVEWAAAIAAYIQALSRYLLIERPARLSERDYEVYRTNRFMACRFGLDGACVNPETGHRGPVRDAILATLDVIASHARALGAEEGLDEVRRIVTDGSSDATWLRRVYSAHHSLHEVVRQQCRIWRGAHVA
- a CDS encoding tyrosinase family protein, whose protein sequence is MMANTNAADPNSWQYWTNVHANYCPHRTPYFLAWHRGYLYYLEQQMRRVSGDPSLTLPYWDWYTNPHIPSEFTDKATGNPLYCPRVNTNVYGALDLSPFSSSVVNFQRGTANSFEEAFENAPHNPVHDIIGNSMATMQSPRDPIFYLHHANVDRLWHAWALPDGRTMPAPTSSYWAGTFTYAPGLTINKEQTYSNRSRLGYDYANTARPVALPPQAQRGRIIRVQAQIPPIKTRPPVASFAASPARSIANGRRSIGGVKAVVLREHSVSARVVAEASSVKPLQDMLSATADIYDAAARNLPNAASKGNGKSSQYKSIKIVLDDISLTSAGAAGGYFYNIYLNLPDGVDIDEVRAKHFIGTLGPFEVAAAAHHGMMMIDFPATAAMLKTGAGNGREYAISLVRVDGGAAPKGDVMTVGELRVELTTEAPFIISPSAPQTGGAY
- a CDS encoding ATP-grasp fold amidoligase family protein, translating into MAIGKTLVKRALDYLPDSAYLLIAHRRKVGRFPNLRRPTTFNEKILQRCLHPDARFVELTDKIAVRDYVRRTIGEEFLIPLIASPPTFTREVFDALPSAFVMKANHGSGFVEVVRDKSRSSFEELQRLAQRWLATDFYRVARERHYRTIKPRIFFEELLVEPSGIIPADIKLHCFFGRGRAKPTVYIAVISDRFGEHPRGDMYDANWNRLDVDIGHYARSPQPAPRPESLERMLSVATSLARDFEYVRVDLYTIGERIYFGELTFTPGAGVFPMTPDSMDYEWGRLMNQPLLHGDRR
- a CDS encoding glycosyltransferase, yielding MAFEQPPVDYTKPLLSIVVTAYNVDGYIEEALESVLTQPYIDALRIIVVDDGSTDSTFAAVQAIVERDGGRHVQIIRQSNQGVSAARNAGIDAVRTPYVGFLDGDDIYRESFAREVVPLLADARWDMVEYNVEIIDDDSRKLEEIELVSASEGGECTLDPDAHLRFANRFHTFVWARVFRIDLFRDRQFPVGRHYEDMAIVPAIHLAAQNVYRVGKSLYGYRRRFGSITQRSAVSDMVDLRDIGLEALARCDGSASDKFWLTVFGKIFWRARHVCARVDRASFRRASDILRAMAGDYQAAVRSLAPRSDREVVELEAFDFAVRVDRSLHQVKGVAKMILRRRLDHHQRERRVDH
- a CDS encoding CpsD/CapB family tyrosine-protein kinase, which produces MYPKLVSVIFYMFFTCVILNPRVNGFTIYFYLFIPFFDPKYLRFLSATARSWSGPLLVAVAVSLIGSPSVAARVVSIAICIGYLMYTVGRRICYLHHWMMINVAFAIVQFAAYYVDRGLAEQLGPTALSKMIWGEYATRTYSNFYELFYFARASGFSREAGFFSSLLVASLITHLLTQKINKKIIAMYCIGLFLCFSKSSFILFIFLALFPLRNRLRPIHPLFVFIAFFGVVGLVGVYLGSHTFYGSTTFSHRLGGYPFMLDANLEDLLGGVTSDDVRSRYMYMPNFRLVEYEISSGVPFAGLPATIAEMGLFSALLLFGVIAFTASDGFVMLLLLLITSTVSITTVTSFVAIAYFVLYWPKFAAYRAKRSWLVQSHFTLTPCDVPDSRRTKRLSLACAPWKRKVLVVAGPSPRSGKTYVAVNLAAVNAAAGRRVLLIDGDLHRGRIAHLFGISGRCGLAQVLDGRIDVERVIRTVDTCGVDVICAGGTIASPTDLLGNGRLTRMLRKVASNYDLIIIDTPAMRSVDDASQVAPLGGSTVLVAERDLGSQDELDEAVKWLDRIGVSVAGVIFDPIPRPRQQGTQASVREWSVA